The proteins below come from a single Eucalyptus grandis isolate ANBG69807.140 chromosome 3, ASM1654582v1, whole genome shotgun sequence genomic window:
- the LOC120291720 gene encoding disease resistance protein RUN1-like: MWGVFLDLFYCLCRLCSSNSLEMERNEPTHSEDPNSGASSSRSSPLVGDYEGGTKQTERNDCEVFLSFRGNDTRKGFTDYLYTSLVDARVPVFKDDNDLRVGEEIGPELLRNITQSKISIPIISEDYASSKWCLYELAHMLKCKRNEGQIVLPIFYKVEPSQLRNPSGRFRGAINAYKKKLGTIVAEEWEQALKEVSCLKGWESEKVENGHEGALVKIVVGKIMSELKRLFQLNVPEPLVGIDDPAEHIMSKIDDTFNGTWIIGIYGMGGIGKTTLAKVLYNKLFSHFEDRSFVANIRETSKRKGIECLQKQLISDMIRKSFDVSNVDEGVSVIKSRFTSKKILVLLDDMDDIAHLNALFGDHSWFKAGSIVIITTRNKSILDKARANYMYPLNKLSLDKSLILFSRHAFRKDSPQSDYEVISSDVVSTTLEGYP; the protein is encoded by the exons ATGTGGGGCGTTTTCCTCGACCTCTTTTACTGCCTTTGTAGGCTATGCTCCTCCAATTCTCTTGAGATGGAAAGAAATGAACCCACTCATTCAGAAGATCCAAATTCCGGGGCTTCTTCCTCACGGTCCTCTCCACTTGTAGGTGATTATGAAGGTGGAACTAAACAAACAGAAAGAAATGATTGCgaagtgttcttgagctttagagggaACGATACTCGTAAAGGTTTCACTGATTATCTCTATACCAGTCTTGTTGATGCAAGAGTTCCTGTGTTCAAAGACGACAATGACCTCCGTGTTGGTGAGGAGATTGGACCAGAACTTCTCCGCAATATTACACAATCTAAGATCTCCATCCCAATTATCTCAGAAGACTACGCTTCCAGTAAATGGTGCCTTTACGAGCTGGCTCATATGTTGAAGTGCAAGAGAAATGAAGGGCAAATAGTtttgcccatattttacaaagtggaaccctCGCAATTGCGAAATCCTAGTGGTAGATTTAGAGGTGCTATCAAtgcatataaaaagaaattgggcACAATTGTTGCAGAGGAATGGGAACAAGCACTTAAGGAAGTTAGTTGCTTAAAAGGATGGGAATCGGAGAAAGTTGAAAACGG GCATGAAGGGGCATTGGTTAAAATTGTTGTCGGAAAAATTATGAGCGAGTTGAAAAGACTTTTTCAGCTAAATGTTCCTGAACCATTGGTGGGAATTGATGATCCAGCTGAACATATCATGAGCAAGATAGATGATACATTCAATGGAACatggattattggaatttatggaatgggcggcattggtaagacaactcttgcaaAGGTATTATACAACAAACTCTTTAGTCATTTTGAAGATCGTAGCTTTGTGGCAAATATTCGAGAGACATCTAAACGTAAGGGCATTGAATGCCTACAAAAGCAGCTCATTTCTGACATGATAAGAAAATCGTTTGATGTGTCTAATGTCGACGAGGGAGTTAGTGTCATCAAATCTCGATTTACAAGTAAGAAAATTCTCGTTCTtcttgatgacatggatgatattGCTCACTTGAATGCTTTGTTCGGAGACCATAGCTGGTTTAAAGCAGGAAGTATAGTCATCATAACAACTAGAAACAAGAGTATTCTTGACAAGGCTAGGGCAAACTACATGTACCCACTCAACAAGTTGTCTTTGGataaatcattgattttatttagtagacatgcatttcgaaAGGATTCTCCTCAGAGTGATTATGAGGTTATCTCTAGTGATGTTGTATCTACTACTTTGGAGGGCTACCCTTAG
- the LOC120291719 gene encoding disease resistance protein RPV1-like yields MAIEELPESIGYLKKLETLDVSYCASLICIPNSIGDLASFSHLRLEGCKKFPQLPDSTSSLVSLSRLSLSGCHSLRQIPDWIGKLTSLTELDLNSTSIEELPESIGSLKKLETLDISYCALLTHIPNSIGDLASLSHLGLKDCKKLAQLPDSTTSLVSLSRLSLWGCHSLRQIPHWIGKLTSLTELYLSSMAIEELPESIGYLKKLETLEVSSCASLIRIPNSIGNLASLSHLSLAECKKLVKLPDSTSSLVSLSRLSLWGCHSLRQIPDWIGKLTSLTQLYLSSMAIDDLPESIGYLKKLETLDVSYCASLICIPNSIGDLASLSHLRLEGCKKFAQLPDSTSSLVSLSRLSLSGCHSLRQIPDWIGNLTSLTALDLKSTSIEELPESFGYLKKLETLDVSYCASLIRIPNSIGNLASLSHLSLAECKKLAKLPDFTTSLVSLSWLSLSGCHSLRQIPDWIGKLTSLTQLYLSSMAIDDLPESIGYLKKLETLDISYCASLTRIPNSIGDLASLSHLRLKDCKKLAQLPESTSSLVSLSGLSLWGCHSLRQIPHWIGKLTSLTELSFTFMAIEELPESIGYLKKLETLEVSYCASLIRIPNSIGFIINFQEDVCSRVSRNLSQFFTGRKHGNIYLLDISLESSQCPISIQDEAYL; encoded by the exons AtggccattgaagaattacctgaatctATTGGATATTTAAAGAAGCTCGAGACTCTAGATGTCTCTTATTGTGCATCGTTAATTTGCATACCTAACTCGATAGGTGATTTAGCATCTTTTTCTCACTTGCGGTTAGAAGGATGTAAAAAATTTCCTCAACTACCAGACTCCACAAGCTCCCTCGTGTCTCTATCGCGGTTGTCATTGTCGGGATGCCACTCATTgagacaaattccagattggatcggaaagttgacatcattgactgagCTAGATTTGAATTCCACAAGtattgaagaattacctgaatccattggaTCTTTAAAGAAGCTCGAGACTCTAGACATTTCTTATTGTGCATTGTTAACTCACATACCAAACTCCATAGGCGatttagcatctctgtctcacTTGGGGTTGAAAGACTGCaaaaaacttgctcaacttccagacTCAACAACCTCCCTCGTGTCTCTATCGAGGTTGTCATTGTGGGGATGCCACTCATTGAGACAAATTCCTCACTGgatcggaaagttgacatcattgactgagTTGTATTTGAGTTCTAtggccattgaagaattacctgaatctATTGGATATTTAAAGAAGCTCGAGACTCTAGAAGTCTCTTCTTGTGCATCATTAATTCGCATACCCAACTCGATAGGTAATTTAGCATCTTTGTCTCACTTGAGCTTAGCAGAATGTAAAAAACTTGTTAAACTACCAGACTCCACAAGCTCCCTCGTGTCTTTATCGCGGTTGTCATTGTGGGGATGCCACTCATTAAGGCAAATTCCAGACTGgatcggaaagttgacatcattgactcAGCTGTATTTGAGTTCTATGGCCATTGATGATTTACCGGAATCTATTGGATATTTAAAGAAGCTCGAGACTCTAGATGTTTCTTATTGTGCATCGTTAATTTGTATACCCAACTCGATAGGAGATTTAGCATCTTTGTCTCACTTGCGGTTAGAAGGATGCAAAAAATTTGCTCAACTACCAGACTCCACAAGCTCCCTCGTGTCTCTATCGCGGTTGTCATTGTCGGGATGCCACTCATtgagacaaattccagactggaTCGGAAACTTGACATCATTGACTGCGCTGGATTTGAAATCCACGAGtattgaagaattacctgaatctTTTGGATATTTAAAGAAGCTCGAGACTCTAGATGTCTCTTATTGTGCATCGTTGATTCGCATACCCAACTCGATAGGTAATTTAGCATCTTTGTCTCATTTGAGCTTAGCAGAATGTAAAAAACTTGCTAAACTCCCAGACTTCACAACCTCCCTCGTGTCTCTATCGTGGTTGTCATTGTCGGGATGCCACTCATTGAGGCAAATTCCAGACTGgatcggaaagttgacatcattgactcAGCTGTATTTGAGTTCTATGGCCATTGATGATTTACCGGAATCTATTGGATATTTAAAGAAGCTCGAGACTCTAGATATTTCTTATTGTGCATCGTTAACTCGCATACCAAACTCCATAGGCGatttagcatctctgtctcacTTGCGGTTGAAAGACTGCaaaaaacttgctcaacttccagaaTCCACAAGCTCCCTCGTGTCTCTATCCGGGTTGTCATTGTGGGGATGCCACTCATTGAGACAAATACCTCACTGgatcggaaagttgacatcattgactgagTTGTCTTTCACTTTTAtggccattgaagaattacctgaatccattggaTATTTAAAGAAGCTCGAGACTCTAGAAGTCTCTTATTGCGCATCGTTAATTCGCATACCCAACTCGATAG GATTTAtaatcaatttccaagaagaTGTCTGTTCTAGAGTTAGTCGAAACTTGTCTCAATTCTTCACTGGGCGAAAACATGgtaatatttatcttctggatataagTTTAGAGAGCTCTCAATGTCctatttcaattcaagatgaagcatatCTCTAG